In Phaseolus vulgaris cultivar G19833 chromosome 10, P. vulgaris v2.0, whole genome shotgun sequence, a single genomic region encodes these proteins:
- the LOC137818011 gene encoding uncharacterized protein, which produces MVSKSKNEIIFVEIDGDFVDFLSTFLTTPLGSIMNLKNDKLSYCLIPLAYILKLKNDKLSLGSIRNLYKSVKNLDLSWFTKSSNKFLLNPKVASHFSCERNPLLIASQDETGKYWYGLREEKNEKGRIIFERKMISRKHDMLKEPKDIKLLDPRSLNGARKGGVGFINRSCLFVVSDDLELSQMTNISSTSCKFMDNHPFTDLEEHLVKIKKSKALNLLRASLTSDKGAFTRGLSFLLWKWRFQRLFPCSGFLRRKKNKKGRKKKKKKKLPEREKEKR; this is translated from the exons ATGGTGAGTAAATCAAAGAACGAGATTATATTTGTTGAAATAGATGGAGATTTTGTCGATTTTCTCTCCACCTTTCTTACAACACCTCTTGGATCTATTATGAATCTTAAGAATGACAAATTGTCCTACTGCCTCATACCACTTGCATATATTTTGAAACTTAAGAATGACAAATTGTCCTTGGGAAGCATTCGTAACTTGTACAAAAGTGTGAAAAATCTCGATCTATCGTGGTTCACAAAGTCATCAAACAAATTCTTATTGAATCCAAAGGTAGCTTCTCATTTTAGTTGTGAGAGAAATCCACTATTAATTGCAAGTCAAGATGAGACTGGCAAATATTGGTATGGCCTTAGAgaagagaaaaatgagaaggGACGTATCATCTTTGAAAGGAAAATGATTTCAAGGAAACACGATATGCTAAAAGAGCCAAAAGATATCAAACTTTTGGACCCAAGATCTTTAAATGGAGCAAGAAAAGGTGGTGTGGGATTTATAAATAGGTCGTGTCTATTTGTTGTGAGTGATGATctggaattgtcacaaatgacAAATATTAGTAGTACTTCATGTAAATTTATGGATAATCACCCGTTTACTGATTTGGAGGAACATTTGGTGAAAATCAAGAAGTCAAAG GCACTAAACCTGTTGAGGGCTTCTTTGACATCGGACAAAGGAGCTTTTACTCGGGGCCTATCCTTCTTATTGTGGAAGTGGAGATTCCAAAGACTCTTTCCATGTTCTGGTTTCTTgagaaggaagaaaaacaaaaaaggaagaaaaaagaaaaagaagaaaaagttaccggaaagagaaaaagaaaaaagatga